Proteins encoded by one window of Acidimicrobiales bacterium:
- a CDS encoding IS1380 family transposase: MRSSHSLDRLDTAFDDDRLVAAAGLLLPATLAHHLGLRELVDAHLDLDDKPGRANPGDKLLTLVMSALAGGDSIDDADALRAGGTARILGHVVKAASTLGTFLRSFRWGHVRQLDRVSRDLLARAWAAGAGPGSEPFTIDLDSTICETYGLAKEGALHHGYTGVRGYHPLLAVAAGTGDVLMARLREGRANTVRGAAHFLAETIGRVRAAGASGQLTMRADSGFYACEVVGVCRKMGVRFSITIRQHRSVRRLIEAIPEEAWTPIPYWIAGGADVAETTYTPFATEKDARAVRLIVRRVKPTPGSQLALLTLYDFHAFITDRDGQTLELEADHRRHAEIENAIRDLKYGVGLNHLPSGKFAANGAWLAVQVIAHNLARWTARLGLGAGIVTTKTLRRRLFAVAGRLTRSARRVTLHLPARWPWAAEFTAALARLRAIPLLA; encoded by the coding sequence ATGCGATCATCGCACAGCCTCGACCGCCTCGACACAGCCTTCGACGACGATCGCCTGGTCGCTGCTGCCGGGCTCCTCCTGCCGGCCACCCTGGCTCACCATCTCGGCCTGCGCGAGCTCGTCGACGCCCACCTCGACCTCGACGACAAGCCCGGCCGGGCGAACCCGGGGGACAAGCTCCTGACGCTCGTCATGTCGGCGCTCGCTGGGGGCGACAGCATCGACGACGCAGACGCCCTTCGGGCGGGTGGCACGGCCAGGATCCTCGGTCACGTGGTGAAGGCGGCATCAACCCTGGGCACGTTCCTGCGGAGCTTCCGCTGGGGCCATGTCCGGCAGCTCGACCGGGTCAGCCGCGATCTCCTTGCCCGGGCCTGGGCGGCCGGCGCCGGACCGGGCAGTGAGCCGTTCACGATCGATCTCGACTCGACGATCTGCGAGACGTACGGCCTGGCGAAGGAGGGTGCCCTCCACCACGGGTACACCGGCGTCCGCGGCTACCATCCCCTCCTCGCGGTCGCCGCCGGCACGGGCGACGTGCTCATGGCGCGGCTGCGCGAGGGCCGGGCCAACACCGTCCGGGGCGCCGCCCACTTCCTCGCCGAGACGATCGGGCGGGTCCGCGCCGCGGGGGCGAGCGGACAACTGACGATGCGCGCCGACTCCGGGTTCTATGCCTGCGAGGTCGTCGGTGTCTGCCGCAAGATGGGGGTCCGCTTCTCCATCACGATCCGCCAGCATCGATCGGTGCGTCGGCTCATCGAGGCGATCCCCGAAGAAGCCTGGACCCCGATCCCGTACTGGATCGCAGGGGGTGCCGACGTCGCCGAGACGACGTACACCCCGTTCGCCACGGAGAAGGACGCAAGGGCGGTCCGGCTCATCGTCCGCCGGGTGAAGCCGACCCCGGGTTCCCAGCTCGCGCTCCTGACCCTGTACGACTTCCACGCGTTCATCACCGACCGCGACGGCCAGACCCTCGAGCTCGAAGCCGATCATCGCCGCCACGCCGAGATCGAAAACGCGATAAGGGACCTCAAGTACGGCGTCGGGCTCAACCACCTGCCGTCGGGGAAGTTCGCGGCCAACGGCGCCTGGCTGGCGGTCCAGGTGATCGCCCATAACCTCGCCCGCTGGACGGCAAGGCTCGGGCTGGGTGCCGGGATCGTCACCACCAAGACGCTCCGCCGCCGGCTGTTCGCCGTGGCCGGTCGGCTCACCCGCTCAGCTCGTCGGGTCACGCTCCACCTGCCGGCCCGCTGGCCCTGGGCTGCCGAGTTCACAGCCGCCCTCGCGCGGCTCCGGGCGATCCCGCTCCTCGCCTGA